A window of Campylobacter lari subsp. lari contains these coding sequences:
- a CDS encoding flagellar assembly protein A — MEEKKILYTKDPYKELLIFASENKCKVDELDFRLLSFSTSYTYDNQEWIKVNEKELKIFEEDEKFLIHDLNIEQEYKIEIYFKKIARSSAFEVSLHTNELCTLLKASVKASEIIAFHDKLALELLEAIYKAMIKEKYLLGFRIFDFKKQIIDFNTKAKEKQKFDFEVEFEVCKGVNPQEPTNEEIQYHYLENLKKHNDVMNRNYVAPIGKDEVAIERIKPKEGSDGKDLRFKILKALPPKTNKEKVVCSDNFEVKEGDESIKYIAKKDGFIIQKKSIYEIENYLEFNKVDFKSTGSIWAGFDKQVVIVIKNTNNLEDAIGPRITVEAQELEVTGNMAQDSVLRGKKVILKGNMHHKSTIIGQKVEVNILRGYCEAEEVFAETLENGSIKAKKVNIKKAVGGEIIADEIYIQELGGNCLCSAKSLIHVEKIQGNGNKLVIQDLKAFDKEKSGEEILLHIEELKKEQENLIKEIEETKHTIHVSKDSVRILQQKAKELMSAKRAIPQAYKITIKDFNQKIENLNIFTNKIENLKEEEKANIEKLKKIQDELLKSKIINKSGKWMDLNEVKFVLLNPRKELSYYPNSEEKIQCFELEKIETENGMSVYEIRSISNYKDEAK; from the coding sequence ATGGAAGAGAAGAAAATTTTATATACTAAAGACCCTTATAAAGAGCTTTTGATATTTGCTTCTGAAAATAAATGCAAAGTTGATGAACTTGATTTTAGGTTATTAAGTTTTAGCACTTCTTATACTTATGATAATCAAGAATGGATAAAAGTCAATGAAAAAGAATTAAAAATTTTTGAAGAAGATGAAAAATTTTTAATTCATGATTTAAATATAGAGCAAGAGTATAAAATAGAAATTTATTTTAAAAAAATTGCACGATCATCTGCTTTTGAAGTTAGCCTGCACACTAATGAGCTTTGTACTTTATTAAAAGCTAGTGTTAAAGCTAGTGAAATTATTGCTTTTCATGATAAATTGGCGCTAGAACTTTTAGAAGCTATTTATAAAGCAATGATAAAAGAGAAATATTTACTTGGATTTAGAATTTTTGATTTTAAAAAGCAAATTATTGATTTTAATACCAAAGCCAAAGAAAAGCAAAAATTTGATTTTGAAGTTGAATTTGAAGTTTGTAAGGGAGTTAATCCACAAGAGCCTACAAATGAAGAAATTCAATATCACTATCTAGAAAATTTAAAAAAACATAATGATGTGATGAATAGAAATTATGTAGCGCCTATAGGAAAAGATGAGGTGGCTATTGAGAGGATTAAACCAAAAGAGGGCAGTGATGGCAAGGATTTAAGATTTAAAATTTTAAAAGCTCTCCCGCCAAAAACAAACAAAGAAAAAGTTGTTTGTTCGGATAATTTTGAAGTTAAAGAAGGTGATGAAAGCATAAAATATATTGCTAAAAAAGATGGCTTTATTATTCAAAAAAAATCTATTTATGAGATAGAAAATTATTTAGAATTTAATAAGGTCGATTTTAAAAGTACGGGTTCTATTTGGGCGGGTTTTGATAAACAAGTTGTTATTGTGATTAAAAATACAAATAATTTAGAAGATGCAATAGGTCCTAGGATTACTGTTGAGGCTCAAGAATTAGAAGTTACTGGTAATATGGCTCAAGATTCTGTTTTAAGAGGTAAAAAAGTAATTCTTAAAGGCAATATGCATCATAAAAGTACTATTATAGGGCAAAAGGTTGAGGTTAATATCTTAAGAGGATATTGTGAGGCTGAGGAAGTTTTTGCTGAAACTTTAGAAAATGGCTCTATCAAGGCTAAAAAAGTAAATATTAAAAAAGCTGTGGGTGGAGAGATTATTGCTGATGAAATTTACATACAAGAGCTTGGTGGTAATTGTTTATGTAGTGCTAAAAGCTTGATTCATGTTGAAAAAATTCAAGGAAATGGTAATAAACTTGTAATTCAAGATCTCAAAGCTTTTGATAAAGAAAAAAGTGGTGAGGAAATACTTTTGCATATTGAAGAGTTAAAAAAAGAACAAGAAAATTTAATCAAAGAAATTGAAGAAACCAAGCATACCATCCATGTGAGTAAAGATTCTGTGAGAATTTTACAGCAAAAAGCAAAAGAATTGATGAGTGCAAAAAGAGCCATACCGCAAGCTTATAAGATTACCATTAAAGATTTTAATCAAAAGATTGAAAATTTAAATATTTTTACTAATAAGATAGAAAATTTAAAAGAGGAAGAAAAAGCAAATATAGAAAAGCTTAAAAAAATTCAAGATGAGCTTTTAAAATCAAAAATTATTAATAAAAGTGGAAAATGGATGGATTTAAACGAGGTTAAATTTGTTTTATTAAATCCTAGGAAAGAATTAAGTTATTATCCAAATAGCGAAGAAAAAATTCAATGTTTTGAGCTTGAAAAAATAGAGACTGAAAATGGAATGAGTGTTTATGAAATTCGCTC